The following coding sequences are from one Helicoverpa armigera isolate CAAS_96S chromosome 2, ASM3070526v1, whole genome shotgun sequence window:
- the LOC110377807 gene encoding LOW QUALITY PROTEIN: protein Gawky (The sequence of the model RefSeq protein was modified relative to this genomic sequence to represent the inferred CDS: inserted 2 bases in 2 codons) — protein sequence MSNVSVILCVRHLIKDNCYSNINTVTEPMQCNYSTSMLVVNTNNFGAFKRVEKNESHEASVKMVDLNIYNVEFVDSVQQNQMIGETPNYCIPLTINAITVQGISYSDPYFSSFKLNYKMAFGAPEHMNKSDYAFKSSVCIIRDEPCDTQLLNDKSAHTMISKTKTRIITNEDKSVKTYHDNNELEVGYDKPAKKTALRMFANGDLTYDAMLELTRNEDRIIKDMNTQDIDSWGVPRRLRLCGGGESSLNAATGWGSPPASNNTGNWGGNSSGQTNNGTNNTQQWNNTAQRPPTSQADMNSNKGNGNQMPPTSGASAQNWQSSPPNMPNSQPNNNGAPTSNGTNNAGNGNNGGTNPPNSTPNSNGPTSANGNNGNNANSTSSAKIEQLNSMREALFSQDGWGGQHVNQDTNWDVPGSPEPGPGKVENQPAGGPPAWKPNINNGAFLGTDLWEANLRNGGQPPPQPAAKTPWGHTPTTNIGGTWGEDDDVADSANVWTGPPPPQQWPAGPPQHAQQWGVPKKDDWNAWGEPHRPVDPRIDPHRSSDPRQQSADPRHDLRGGISGRLNGDMWSQHHQHTGGPNKMMPGGVNQWGAQGPKDPIKGSGWEEPSPPAARRAPGGFDDGTSLWAQRGMGGMAARGPQGPPGPQRMPPTPTKPDAVWXAHGQRNGSWEEPHTPAWPDRDAPAWPDASGPALWPVPKPKPAGPGTAWPDDIGEWXGPKPPQGGPLGKQLPKEMVWNSKQFRFLVEMGFKKEEAEAALRSRDMNAEEALEMLASARGDGWRRDDHFGGHHGGPFQPPPSVPAVSPAVVQKILNQPPPPTQQHHQSYNPNSGTGNGGQPSAAQLRMLVQQIQMAVSAGYLNHQILNQPLAPQTLVLLNQLLQQIKVLQQLLQQNSLAMTKGHSSLALQYSVQITKAKQQITALQNQITAQQTLYMKQQAGSSDLFKQGHDPIAQLQNNFSDMSIPKDTQGGYGGSSGNQQSRLNQWKLPSLDKDGEGSEFSRAPGTAKSTTSPQLNQLGLQPDSTWGVGRGSEGWGDSGADVADGKDAWPSHPSHQPVYDLVPEFEPGKPWKGNQMKNVEDDPAMTPGSVVRSPLSLAVIKDADMLGGKTSPPGGERSLSSSTWSYAPPGGAGGGAALKADAWGAKPRPAPPGLNKAWPQHHSAAPPRAVSWQASTWLLLKNLTAQIDGSTLKTLCVQHGPLQNFHLYLNQGLALARYSTREEAAKAQMALNNCVLSNTTIFAESPAESEVQMILQHLGSGGGGAWRGGQKDGWGGFAALWPDSHDQRATPSSLNSFLPPDLLGGESI from the exons ATGTCTAATGTTTCTGTAATATTATGTGTTCGACATCTAATTAAGGATAATTGTTACTCCAATATTAATACTGTTACCGAACCAATGCAATGTAATTACTCCACCTCGATGTTGGTGGTGAACACAAATAATTTTGGTGCTTTTAAGCGAGTCGAGAAGAATGAAAGTCATGAAGCTAGTGTAAAAATggtagatttaaatatttataatgtagAATTTGTTGATAGTGTCCAACAAAACCAAATGATTGGCGAAACGCCTAACTACTGCATTCCTTTAACGATTAACGCCATAACAGTCCAGGGTATCTCATACAGTGACCCATATTtcagtagctttaaattaaactataagaTGGCGTTCGGAGCGCCGGAGCATATGAACAAGTCTGATTACGCTTTTAAATCCTCAGTTTGTATTATACGAGATGAGCCTTGCGATACGCAACTACTAAACGACAAGTCTGCTCATACTATGATATCCAAAACGAAAACTCGAATCATTACTAATGAAGACAAGTCTGTGAAGACATACCATGACAATAATGAATTGGAAGTTGGTTACGACAAACCCGCCAAAAAGACGGCTCTGCGAATGTTCGCGAACGGTGATCTCACCTACGACGCAATGTTGGAACTTACACGAAACGAGGATCGAATAATCAAGGATATGAACACGCAAGACATAGACAGCTGGGGCGTGCCGCGGCGCCTGCGTCTGTGCGGAGGAGGCGAGAGCTCACTCAACGCTGCCACCGGCTGGGGCAGTCCGCCAGCCTCCAACAACA CTGGGAATTGGGGCGGTAATTCCAGTGGCCAAACAAATAATGGGACAAACAATACTCAACAATGGAATAACACGGCTCAACGCCCGCCCACTTCTCAAGCAGACA TGAATAGCAACAAGGGGAATGGTAATCAAATGCCTCCAACCAGTGGCGCGTCTGCACAGAATTGGCAAAGTTCCCCGCCTAACATGCCAAATTCACAGCCTAACAACAATGGTGCACCAACAAGCAATG GTACGAACAACGCTGGTAATGGAAACAATGGCGGTACTAATCCACCCAACTCTACTCCAAATTCAAATGGGCCCACCTCGGCCAATGGGAACAATGGCAACAACGCCAATAGCACTTCCTCTGCTAAGATTGAGCAACTCAACTCAATGAGGGAAGCTTTGTTTAGTCAAGATGGCTGGGGAGGC CAACATGTAAATCAAGATACTAATTGGGATGTACCTGGCTCGCCCGAGCCTGGGCCAGGAAAGGTGGAAAACCAGCCAGCTGGTGGGCCTCCAGCTTGGAAACCAAATATTAACAATGGTGCATTCCTTGGCACTGATCTATGGGAGGCTAACCTAAGAAATGGTGGACAGCCGCCGCCACAGCCCGCAGCTAAAACTCCGTGGGGCCATACGCCCACTACCAACATTGGTGGCACATGGGGCGAAGACGACGACGTTGCAGACTCTGCTAACGTATGGACTGGCCCACCGCCCCCGCAGCAATGGCCTGCAGGTCCCCCGCAACACGCACAGCAGTGGGGCGTGCCCAAGAAGGACGACTGGAATGCATGGGGAGAACCTCACCGACCAGTCGATCCCCGTATTGATCCTCACCGGTCCAGCGATCCTCGTCAACAAAGCGCAGACCCGCGTCACGACCTACGCGGAGGAATATCTGGCCGCCTTAACGGTGATATGTGGAGCCAACATCATCAACATACTGGTGGCCCGAACAAAATGATGCCTGGAGGTGTTAACCAGTGGGGCGCTCAAGGGCCCAAGGATCCAATCAAGGGATCTGGATGGGAAGAACCATCACCGCCGGCAGCAAGACGTGCACCCGGCGGCTTCGATGATGGTACGTCATTGTGGGCACAGCGTGGAATGGGCGGTATGGCAGCTCGCGGACCGCAAGGCCCGCCCGGCCCCCAGCGTATGCCCCCGACGCCTACCAAACCAGACGCCGTAT GAGCTCATGGTCAACGCAATGGTTCCTGGGAAGAACCACATACTCCCGCTTGGCCCGACCGCGATGCCCCAGCTTGGCCCGATGCATCCGGACCGGCCCTGTGGCCCGTGCCTAAACCCAAACCTGCTGGACCTGGAACAGCTTGGCCGGATGATATTGGCGAGT GAGGACCAAAACCACCACAAGGTGGCCCACTTGGCAAGCAGCTACCTAAGGAGATGGTGTGGAACAGTAAGCAGTTCAG GTTCCTAGTTGAGATGGGTTTCAAGAAGGAGGAAGCAGAGGCAGCCCTGCGTAGCCGCGACATGAACGCGGAGGAGGCGTTGGAGATGCTGGCCAGCGCTCGCGGCGACGGGTGGCGACGCGACGATCACTTCGGCGGCCACCACGGCGGCCCCTTCCAGCCGCCGCCCTCCGTGCCCGCGGTCTCTCCCGCCGTCGTGCAGAAGATACTCAACCAGCCGCCTCCCCCAACGCAGCAACACCACCAGTCTTACAACCCCAACAG CGGTACGGGCAACGGCGGGCAGCCGAGCGCGGCGCAACTGCGCATGCTCGTGCAACAGATACAAATGGCGGTGTCTGCTGGGTACCTCAACCATCAGATATTGAACCAACCCCTGGCTCCGCAAACCCTCGTGCTCTTGAACCAACTGCTGCAACAG ATCAAGGTACTCCAACAGTTGTTGCAACAGAACTCTCTTGCGATGACTAAGGGTCACTCCTCTCTTGCGCTGCAGTACTCTGTACAAATCACTAAAGCTAAGCAGCAGATTACTGCTCTACAA AACCAGATAACAGCGCAGCAGACTCTGTATATGAAGCAGCAGGCTGGCAGCTCAGACTTGTTCAAGCAGGGCCATGACCCCATCGCTCAGTTGCAAAACAACTTCAGTGACATGTCTATACCTAAGGATACTCAAGGG ggtTACGGCGGCAGCAGCGGTAACCAGCAATCCCGCCTGAACCAATGGAAGCTGCCTTCTCTGGACAAGGATGGAGAAGGTTCCGAGTTCAGCCGTGCGCCCGGAACTGCTAAGTCTACCACGAGCCCACAGCTCAACCAACTTGGCCTGCAACCTGACtc CACTTGGGGAGTGGGGCGCGGCTCCGAAGGTTGGGGCGACAGCGGGGCTGACGTAGCTGATGGCAAGGACGCCTGGCCCTCACACCCCTCGCACCAGCCTGTATATGATCTGGTGCCTGAGTTCGAACCTGGCAAGCCCTGGAAG GGCAACCAAATGAAGAACGTGGAAGACGACCCGGCCATGACGCCCGGGTCCGTGGTGCGGTCGCCACTGTCGCTGGCGGTGATCAAGGACGCCGACATGCTGGGCGGCAAGACGTCCCCGCCGGGCGGCGAGCGCTCGCTGTCGTCGTCCACGTGGTCGTACGCGCCCCCGGGCGGCGCCGGCGGTGGCGCCGCGCTCAAGGCGGACGCGTGGGGCGCCAAGCCGCGGCCCGCGCCGCCCGGCCTCAACAAGGCCTGGCCGCAGCACCACAGCGCCGCGCCTCCGCGCGCCGTCTCCTGGCAGGCCTCCACTTGGCTGCTGCTCAAGAACCTCACTGCTCAG
- the LOC135118160 gene encoding transmembrane protein 104 homolog, which produces MPRRFWGLRRLIRMPLTEAGDQYSVWVGLIYVFNLIVGTGALTLPAAFARAGWGLSTISLMFLAFMSFLNATYVIETMACANAVFKWKRLQTIKRESIQDHDSDEDPSTSQNNHGDLEEPLVCGDNIPSRYYSLDRRVELGEMANLFFNKIGRTTFYCSLCIYLYGDLSIYSAAVAKSIMDVVCTPIPPNMTDSKVWDELPCFNISSTDRTGYTRFDTYRVALLTFVAAMGPFVFFNVQKTKYLQLFTSGMRWLAFTIMISMAIHLLVGRGAQGHPPAFDVTGLPTLFGACVYSFMCHHSLPGLIAPIRGKSRLGLHLFFDYAIIAMFYLLLAFTGAFAFAHLNDLYTLNFIPADNDNIFLEVVEYFLALFPVFTLSTSFPIIAITLRNNLQSLFLDTTRLESYNFILRKVLFPIITVVPPVLLTYFLEDISILIEFTGSYAGTGIQYFIPTFLVVSARRHCTNLLGLGVVNKYKSPFSHVAWAIFVLLWSFMCIILVSVNIFEKNL; this is translated from the exons ATGCCTCGTCGCTTCTGGGGTCTAAGAAGGTTGATAAGAATGCCTTTAACAGAGGCTGGGGACCAATATTCAGTATGG GTGGGTTTAATTTACGTTTTCAACCTGATTGTTGGGACGGGGGCACTAACGCTTCCAGCTGCGTTTGCCCGTGCTGGATGGGGTCTCAGCACCATATCACTGATGTTCCTAGCGTTCATGAGCTTCCTCAACGCTACCTATGTCATAGAGACGATGGCCTGCGCTAACGCTGTGTTCAAGTGGAAGAGGCTGCAGACTATTAAGAGGGAAAGC ATACAAGACCATGATTCGGATGAAGATCCATCAACATCTCAGAACAATCACGGTGACTTAGAAGAGCCTCTAGTTTGCGGTGACAACATCCCTTCTCGCTACTACAGTTTAGACCGACGAGTGGAACTGGGGGAGATGGCAAACCTGTTCTTCAACAAGATCGGCAGAACTACCTTCTATTGCTCCCTATGCATATATTTGTATGGAGACCTATCTATCTACTCGGCAGCAGTTGCTAAGTCTATCATGGATGTGGTGTG TACCCCAATCCCCCCTAACATGACGGACTCCAAAGTCTGGGATGAGCTGCCTTGCTTCAACATATCCTCCACGGACCGCACTGGGTATACCCGGTTCGACACGTACCGGGTGGCCTTGCTGACGTTTGTGGCAGCTATGGGACCCTTCGTCTTCTTCAATGTGCAGAAGACCAAATATTTGCAGTTGTTCACTTCTGGCATGCGGTGGCTGG CGTTCACGATAATGATCTCAATGGCGATACACCTGCTAGTGGGTCGCGGTGCGCAGGGCCACCCGCCAGCCTTCGACGTGACGGGCCTGCCCACGCTGTTCGGCGCCTGCGTCTACTCCTTCATGTGCCATCACTCGCTCCCAGGCCTCATCGCCCCCATCAGGGGTAAATCACGCCTAGGCCTCCATCTCTTCTTCGACTACGCCATCATAGCGATGTTCTACCTCCTCCTAGCTTTCACCGGAGCCTTCGCCTTTGCGCACCTGAACGACCTCTACACCCTCAACTTCATCCCCGCAGATAACGACAACATATTCCTAGAAGTCGTAGAATATTTCCTCGCCCTGTTCCCAGTGTTCACTCTCTCTACCAGTTTCCCTATCATAGCTATAACtttgagaaataatttacaaagccTCTTCTTAGATACAACGAGATTGGAATcgtataatttcattttaaggAAAGTTCTGTTTCCTATAATCACGGTTGTTCCCCCAGTATTGCTGACGTATTTCTTAGAGGATATAAGTATATTAATAGAGTTTACGGGTTCGTACGCTGGGACGGGCATACAGTACTTCATACCGACATTCTTGGTAGTGTCCGCGCGGCGCCACTGTACGAACCTGCTAGGGTTAGGCGTAGTCAATAAGTATAAAAGTCCATTTTCTCACGTTGCGTGGGCTATCTTTGTCCTGCTATGGTCATTTATGTGCATTATTCTAGTGTCAGTAAACATATTTGAAAAGAATTTATGA